A single window of Nicotiana sylvestris chromosome 5, ASM39365v2, whole genome shotgun sequence DNA harbors:
- the LOC138868734 gene encoding uncharacterized protein, giving the protein MEKVNIIKDRLKTAQSRQKYYSNIRRRDLEFKEDDWVFLKVSPMKGVMRFGKNGKLSLRYIGLYKIIQRIGQVAYKLELPSEMSLVHPVFYVSVLREVVGDPSTIVPVDTIEVNEELLYEEVLVAILDRQVRKLRNKEIDSVKVVWRNQKVEEAIWEADEMKKKYPHLFE; this is encoded by the coding sequence atggagaaagtcaataTTATTAAGGataggttgaaaactgctcagagtcgccaaaagtatTACTCAAATATTCGTcgcagagatttagagttcaaagaagatgattgggtatttttgaaggtttcccctatgaagggcgtcatgcGGTTTGGAAAGAATGGAAAATTAAGTCTGAGGTATATCGGACTATacaaaatcattcagaggattggtcaggtggcatacaagctcgagctgccatccgagatgtcattggtacacccgGTCTTTTATGTGTCTGTGTTGAGAgaggtagtgggagatccatccactattgtgccagttgacactattgaggttaatgaagagttGTTGTATGAAGAAGTtctagttgccattcttgataggcaagttcggaaattgagaaataaggaaattgactCCGTGAAAGTGGTATGGCGGAACCAGAAAGTTGAGGAAGCCATTTGGGAAGCggatgaaatgaaaaagaagtacccacacttgtttgaatag